AATCCGAATGACGGTAACCGGAAGTTTATCCCGGTATGAAAGGACCAGTTTTTCCCCCTCCAATTTGGTCTTCCCATAGATGTTATCCGGATGGCAGACAGATTGTTCATCAATCTGTCCATCCAGATGGCCATACACCCCGATGGTACTACCGTGAATCATGCGCCTGACCTTGTGATAAACGCAGGCATCAAGCATATTCCGGGTTCCCTCCACGTTTACATCCCGAAAAACCTGATCTGCGATATTGGATTCGTGTTGGGCCGCCGCCAGATGATAAACCACATCTATGCCCTCTGTCTGTTCAAATATCAGCTCGCGATCCATCATGGAACCTGAAACGACAATGGCTCCCGCTGACTCGATGATCTTTTGATTCTCCTTTTCAATATCGGTATGGGTTTGACCCAATACCTTCACCCGGTCACCGCGCTGGCGGCACTCGATGGCCAGACGAGAGCCGATGAATCCGGTTCCTCCGGTAATCAGAATATTCATAAGGCATGTCCTGTTTTCATAGTTCTGTAAAAATGAGGAAAGCACTGTTTTACCTCATTGATTTCATCCCGGGTTTTATCCGGCCCCCAACCCATTTCGTCAGCCATCAATTCAGCACAGCATTCAACGGCGGCACCCGGATTTTCCCCTGTACCGATATCCGTCCTTCGGAACACAATGTCAGAGAGTTTCTGAGCCATTTCTTCCCGAATTCCATGGATGATCTCAGCCTGAAGCACAGTTGTTTCACCTGCCCCGTACCCCCATTGTGAATTTTTATTCACATATTTGAGCACATTCGGATAGTCACACCCGTGATTATGAACCAGCGCTGTCATGATTTCAGGGGTAGCACCGGCAGGTCTCTTTCCCATGGCATCGTCAAGCAGTTTCTGAAAGCTGTGCATGTGCCCCCCGTGAATCGGAGTTGACTGCGTTTCGGATGCAACAAAAGATTTTCCCAGTTTTTCAAAAATCATATCAACGGTTTTCTGAGCCATTCCCCTTGCTGTGGTTGCACGAACTCCCAGTAGTGTGACCAGCCCATCGATTTGATCCGTCCGGCTGTGATCAACAATCTCCGAACGTTTGCCGAAGCTCATCTGCTGGCTTCCCTGACTGTCCTTATCGCCAAACAGCGTAAGCCCCGTGTTGATTAATTGAATTTCACTCAAATGAATATCCAATCCCGGGCAGGCGCTGTTGACCTCATCAACAAAGCACTGCAGCTCATCCTCGCCAACCGTTATATTCTCTGGAGTTTTCTCAAACACGACATGCCAGACGCCGATAAGGGTAAATTGTCTCCATGGAACTGCAAACAGGTGACGCCCCCCCCGATCTATAAGGGTATCGGAATCTTTAGTGTACGTTGAAAAAGCGACTCCGATATCTGAAGAAAATTTTCTCTTAACCACAAATGCCAGATCCCGTGAATATGTCGGACACGGGTCCAAACCCTTGCCCAATGCCTGCTGGAGCAATTGATGCGCCCAGGGCCCGGATGCGTTGAGAACCATATTGGCCCGGATCTTTATTTCTGTATTATCCAGCATATCTGTCACTTTAACGCCGGTAATCCGGTTTTTCTCTCTGAGAAAACCGGTAACTTTCAGATAATTTCCGGCATCGGCCCCATGGCTGATGGCGGATTTTAAAAACGACAGTACAAGACGGGGAGGGTTATACATCTGACCGTCATAAAACAGGGCACCGCCTGTCAACTGCTTTTCCTTTATACCCGGGAAAAGCGCCAGCACCTCATGACGCGACAAAAATCGACTCGGCGGAATATTCCGATCTTTCACTATCCCCCGGTTGCGGTCCATTGTCAGCATATCATAGAGCATAATTCCTGCTCCCAGTATTTCCTTACCCTTCATTCCATGGCCATAAGTCGGGATAACAATCGGAAGCGGACGAACCAGATGGGGAGCGATTCTCAACAAAGCCGATCGTTCACGGCTGGATTCCCGGATACGGACGACATCGGCATGTTGGAGGTATCGGATACCACCATGGACCATCTTGAAATGATTGGCTGACGTGGCGTGGCAGAAATCGCCTTTATCCACGACAGCTGCCGACAAGCCACGGGAGGCTGCTTCCCAGGCAGCACAAGCGCCGAACATCCCGCCTCCCACAATGACCACATCATAGGTTTTACTGCCCAAAGCAGATATATCCCTTTTCATCGCTGTCATTTAAATCAACCGTTTCCTTTCCTTTCCAGAATCATGGATCAGTTGTTCAAACAGCGTAATATATTGATCCGCACACCGTTCGATATAGAAATTACACACCAGCTGTCTGTTAAAATTCCCCATTTTTTTCCGCACCTCACGATTATTCATTATTTCAATGACACGTTGATGAAGCTTTTGCATATTGCCCAACTCTACAAGAAATCCGGTTTTCCCATTTATCAGAAAATCCGTCTGCCCCCCAAAATCGTAGCAGATGACCGGCAAACCGCATTCCATGGCTTCAAGAAAAACCAGTCCAAATCCTTCATGCATCGCCGTTGAGATATAGCAGTCTGACACACTCAACAGCTGGAATTTCATTTCATCCGAAACATTGCCGAGCATCACAACCTTCTCATGAAGACCCCGTTGTCTTGCCAGATCGCTGATATGCGCATACTGCGGCCCATCTCCCATGACCAGCAGCTTTACCCTGAGGTCCTGATCCAGCCCGGACAGCACCTGGAGCGTTTCATCGATATTCTTTCGTTTAACCAGACGGCCGATGGTGCAAAAAATAAAATCATCTTCGCTCAGACCGAAATCCGCCCTGCTTTTCCTTTCAAAAACCGGTTTTTTAATACCCAGGGGAATAATATCGATCGGACGATCTACTTTATAATATCTGCCGGCATTGGACTTTGTATTACTGGATTGGGCAACGACCCTGTCCGCGGTTTTGAGCATCAACCTTACCGTATCTGACAATACAGGGGTATTGTGCGGAGACAAAGATTTACTGGGGTCAAAGATATCTCCCCCGTGAATTGAGAGGACGTTCGGCAGGCAGAACATTTTTGACAGAATCCATCCGGACGGTCCTGAAGGAATTGCAAAATGCGTATTGATGATATCAAATGTTTTACTGTCAAAGTCCACAATTGATTTAATAATACTGGAAGGCAGATAACTTAACATGGAAATCAGATTCGCAGCCTCCATCTGTTTGCGGCAACAGACCGGGACCCTTATAATATCGACACCGTTTATGGTTTCCTGCTTCTTGAGGCCATTGTAATGGCTCGTAATGACAGTTACACCATGACCGCGTTCCGCAATATTTTCAATAATATCCCTGGTGACAAACCCACCGCCCCCACCAATCGGAGGATATTCATAATTAACGACTAAAAGCTTCATATACCTTCCTGACCTATAGTGTGATGATTCGTGTGATTAAATTTTTCTCCGGCTTGAACAGAGAGCGCTATCGCGCGGACTGAGGACCGCTATCGCTTGAGGCAAAAGATAAGAAGCAAGAGGTTTTTATTGGACTCGATCATAACTTCGGCCATAGTACTGAAACGTGGCTGCGTAGTCCCGCCCGTTGGAGCCCTAAGGGCTCGCTCAGAAATAAGTTCGTAATTTTAAGTATTGAGGCGCCTGTCTGGCAAGGCACGAGCACAATCAAGCATATTCCGAGCTTTCGTAACGCAGCCAGACAGGATGCATCGGCGCTTAAAATGGGAA
This sequence is a window from Desulfobacterales bacterium. Protein-coding genes within it:
- a CDS encoding NAD(P)-dependent oxidoreductase; the protein is MNILITGGTGFIGSRLAIECRQRGDRVKVLGQTHTDIEKENQKIIESAGAIVVSGSMMDRELIFEQTEGIDVVYHLAAAQHESNIADQVFRDVNVEGTRNMLDACVYHKVRRMIHGSTIGVYGHLDGQIDEQSVCHPDNIYGKTKLEGEKLVLSYRDKLPVTVIRISETYGPGDRRLLKLFKAIQNHMFFMIGSGKNLHHLIFIDDLVNGIIQSGQSDAAIGNVMILAGKNPITTDKMVQTIADELKTKVPGFKAPLSMFMMVAVILEFLLKPLGISLPFHRRRMDFFRKSFVLSGSKAFDMMNFQPQYGFREGVAATAGWYRETGKL
- a CDS encoding FAD-dependent oxidoreductase; this encodes MTAMKRDISALGSKTYDVVIVGGGMFGACAAWEAASRGLSAAVVDKGDFCHATSANHFKMVHGGIRYLQHADVVRIRESSRERSALLRIAPHLVRPLPIVIPTYGHGMKGKEILGAGIMLYDMLTMDRNRGIVKDRNIPPSRFLSRHEVLALFPGIKEKQLTGGALFYDGQMYNPPRLVLSFLKSAISHGADAGNYLKVTGFLREKNRITGVKVTDMLDNTEIKIRANMVLNASGPWAHQLLQQALGKGLDPCPTYSRDLAFVVKRKFSSDIGVAFSTYTKDSDTLIDRGGRHLFAVPWRQFTLIGVWHVVFEKTPENITVGEDELQCFVDEVNSACPGLDIHLSEIQLINTGLTLFGDKDSQGSQQMSFGKRSEIVDHSRTDQIDGLVTLLGVRATTARGMAQKTVDMIFEKLGKSFVASETQSTPIHGGHMHSFQKLLDDAMGKRPAGATPEIMTALVHNHGCDYPNVLKYVNKNSQWGYGAGETTVLQAEIIHGIREEMAQKLSDIVFRRTDIGTGENPGAAVECCAELMADEMGWGPDKTRDEINEVKQCFPHFYRTMKTGHAL
- a CDS encoding glycosyltransferase family 4 protein, whose product is MKLLVVNYEYPPIGGGGGFVTRDIIENIAERGHGVTVITSHYNGLKKQETINGVDIIRVPVCCRKQMEAANLISMLSYLPSSIIKSIVDFDSKTFDIINTHFAIPSGPSGWILSKMFCLPNVLSIHGGDIFDPSKSLSPHNTPVLSDTVRLMLKTADRVVAQSSNTKSNAGRYYKVDRPIDIIPLGIKKPVFERKSRADFGLSEDDFIFCTIGRLVKRKNIDETLQVLSGLDQDLRVKLLVMGDGPQYAHISDLARQRGLHEKVVMLGNVSDEMKFQLLSVSDCYISTAMHEGFGLVFLEAMECGLPVICYDFGGQTDFLINGKTGFLVELGNMQKLHQRVIEIMNNREVRKKMGNFNRQLVCNFYIERCADQYITLFEQLIHDSGKERKRLI